In Pasteurella multocida subsp. multocida OH4807, a genomic segment contains:
- a CDS encoding hypothetical protein (COG2707 Predicted membrane protein), translated as MSLQFNSVALLLVVLILLGVLSNNSSVTISAAILLLMQQTFLSQYIPFMEKNGINIGIIILTIGVLSPIVSGKIQLPDVSIFLNWRMWLAVAVGLLVAWLGGRGVGLMGAQPVLLTGLLIGTILGVAFAGGIPVGPLIAAGILSLFLGKS; from the coding sequence ATGTCCTTACAGTTTAATTCCGTCGCATTATTATTAGTTGTATTGATTTTGCTCGGCGTATTAAGTAATAACAGTTCAGTGACGATTTCCGCTGCAATTTTGTTATTAATGCAACAGACATTTTTATCGCAATATATTCCGTTTATGGAAAAAAATGGTATCAACATTGGGATCATTATTCTAACGATTGGCGTATTAAGCCCAATTGTTTCGGGCAAAATCCAATTGCCAGATGTAAGCATTTTCTTAAATTGGCGAATGTGGTTAGCGGTTGCGGTTGGGTTACTTGTTGCTTGGCTTGGTGGCCGAGGTGTTGGCTTAATGGGGGCACAGCCTGTATTATTAACGGGCTTGTTGATAGGTACGATTTTAGGTGTTGCCTTTGCTGGTGGCATTCCAGTTGGACCATTAATCGCAGCGGGCATTCTGTCGTTATTTTTAGGTAAATCATAA
- a CDS encoding membrane protein (COG2363 Uncharacterized small membrane protein), translated as MKNKWLFIAALSGFFCIAFGAFAAHGLEKTLSPKALAWIETGLKYQMFHTVALMVLAGLQSYLRLDCDRCVSVIGTTWSLGILLFSGSLYLLALGAGKALVWVTPIGGTLFLIGWAALAYRSIKN; from the coding sequence ATGAAAAATAAATGGTTATTTATTGCCGCATTAAGTGGATTTTTCTGTATCGCATTCGGTGCATTTGCTGCACACGGCTTAGAAAAAACACTGTCGCCAAAAGCCTTGGCGTGGATTGAAACAGGTTTAAAATATCAAATGTTCCATACTGTTGCACTAATGGTACTTGCGGGGTTACAGTCTTATTTACGCCTTGATTGCGATAGATGTGTGTCTGTGATTGGTACGACTTGGTCGTTGGGCATTTTGCTTTTCAGTGGCAGCTTATATTTATTAGCATTAGGTGCAGGCAAAGCACTTGTGTGGGTGACACCAATTGGTGGCACATTATTTTTAATTGGTTGGGCTGCATTGGCATATCGAAGTATTAAAAATTAA
- a CDS encoding putative transmembrane protein (COG1512 Beta-propeller domains of methanol dehydrogenase type), whose protein sequence is MVRWLKSAVIFFSFFFTLSAFAAQFPPSPNPFQYVNDYTNTLSAREKGALEQKLIAYGKETSSQIAVVIIPSTEEYEISQYTFELGDKWGIGRKQLNNGVLMLIAKDDRKMFIGVGQGLEGVLPDAFLSQLIRHQITPYFKQGQYAEGINNGLNYLIAASKGEFDPNQVADEDSWEDYIPIFMVMVFILFVVLSDLRATPYISPTGHNSSRRGSTFGRGSNYRGGGGSGGGFGGGSFGGGGAGGSW, encoded by the coding sequence TTTTTCTTTACCTTATCCGCTTTTGCGGCACAATTCCCCCCTTCGCCGAATCCGTTCCAATATGTGAATGATTACACCAACACATTATCGGCTCGCGAGAAAGGGGCATTAGAGCAAAAGTTAATTGCTTACGGTAAGGAAACGAGCTCACAAATTGCAGTAGTGATCATTCCTTCCACAGAAGAATATGAGATTTCACAGTACACATTTGAGTTGGGCGACAAATGGGGGATTGGTCGTAAGCAATTAAATAATGGCGTACTGATGCTGATTGCAAAAGATGATCGCAAAATGTTCATCGGGGTTGGACAAGGCTTAGAGGGGGTATTGCCTGATGCCTTTTTATCTCAACTCATTCGCCATCAAATTACGCCTTATTTTAAACAAGGTCAGTATGCCGAGGGGATTAATAACGGTTTAAACTACCTTATTGCAGCCAGTAAAGGCGAGTTTGATCCAAACCAAGTTGCAGATGAAGACAGTTGGGAAGATTACATTCCCATTTTTATGGTGATGGTATTCATCTTATTTGTGGTATTAAGTGACTTACGCGCAACCCCTTACATTAGCCCAACAGGACATAATTCATCACGTAGAGGCAGCACATTCGGGCGCGGCAGTAACTATCGTGGCGGAGGCGGATCTGGTGGTGGATTCGGCGGCGGCAGTTTCGGTGGCGGTGGTGCTGGCGGTAGCTGGTAA
- a CDS encoding hypothetical protein (COG0278 Glutaredoxin-related protein): protein METLDKIKKQISENPILIYMKGSPKFPSCGFSARAVEALMHCKVPFGYVDILQHPDIRAELPAYANWPTFPQLWVEGELIGGCDIILEMFQQGELQTLLAEVAAKHPQE, encoded by the coding sequence ATGGAAACCTTAGATAAAATCAAAAAACAAATCAGTGAAAACCCTATTCTTATTTATATGAAAGGTTCACCAAAATTCCCATCTTGTGGCTTTTCTGCGCGTGCAGTGGAAGCATTAATGCATTGTAAAGTGCCTTTTGGCTATGTTGATATTTTGCAACACCCTGATATTCGTGCTGAATTACCAGCCTATGCAAACTGGCCAACATTCCCACAATTATGGGTGGAAGGTGAGTTAATCGGTGGTTGTGACATCATTTTAGAAATGTTCCAACAAGGTGAACTACAAACCTTATTAGCTGAAGTTGCAGCAAAACATCCACAAGAATAA